The Patescibacteria group bacterium genomic interval CATCAGGGTATAGCTTGGTTGTATCAGCTGTAGTGATAATCGGTTTTGTTGCGGGGGTGTTGGCTGTGTCGTTCGTTTTTATGGTAGCAACGGTGGATGAGGCGGTGGTGGCTTTAGTGGAGGTAGTATCTTTGAACTCCGCCCATTTAGTCTTATTAATCAATAGGTCTTTGCCGATCTCCGGCAGGTAAATATTTTGCCAGATGAATTTAATTTTGTCGTAGTTTCCGCCATAGGGCAAAAGCACATAGGCACCGTTAACTATCTGATCGTATAGAAATTGCTCAGTCCCATCAACTAAACTGTAGGTGATGACACCTTGACTGAAATCGATATCGCGTCCGAATTGTAAAAGACGCATCATTTCCCAAACCTGCAAATTAGTATGGACGTTTTCATTATACATCTCGAGTAGCCCGTTGATTTTTTGTGGATTAAAGAAAGTGCCGGGAGCGAGAATTTTGTCTTTTAGGGCCAAAAGGATTTTTTGCTGGCGTTTGGATCGGGCAAAGTCCGAACCTTCCACACCCAGGGCGTGGCGGCTACGGGCGTATTTGAGAGCCAAAGAGCCATCCATATGTTGCTGTCCTTTTTTGATTACCAGTTTTTCATAGCGGCTTTCAATTGGGTAAGAATCTTCACGTCCGCGGACGGGGTAGGAATAATCCACTAGATCACGCTCTACATCAACATCTACGCCACCGAAATTATCAATCAGTTTTTCAAAACCGTCAAAATCAACCGTAGCGTAATACTGGATGTCAATATCTAATAGGTCAGATAAGGTCTGACGCATAGTTTCATCGCCACTGCCCGCTTTCTTTTTGTCGGCAATAGCGCGGATGCCATTGATTTTTACCCAACCATAGCCAGGACTTTTGACGTATAGATCTCGAGGAATAGACATTAGGGCGATTTGTCTGGTTGATGGTTTATAACTGGCTAGAATGATTGTGTCGGCTAATTCTGCTCCTTCATGATCGCCGCCGCCAATACCCATAATTATGAAATTAATGCGATCTTCGCTTTCGCCCTTAAGCTCGCGATCGGCTGAAGTGATTAAGCTACCGACTTGGCTTAGCCAATTGAACTGGGACAGGTTTTTTATTAAATTTTCATTAGAGAAGGCGATGGAGGAAGAAAAAACGATAAAAGCCACAATGGAAGCTATAGCCAGGCTAATAATCAGTTTTTTAAAACTAAAACGCCGCCTGCGGGGTGCAGACACGGCTGGTCCGGCAGTTTCGGAATATGGCATAGTCTGCTGTTTGGCAGTAAAAGCCGGTTTTTCTTGGATTATTGGATCATTGATAAAGTTGACTCTGATGGGGTCAGACATAGTATCGGTCGGTTCTGGTTTTTTTAAAAATAAAAGCAGTTAATCTGTTTGAAAGAGGCCAAATATAGTTGTTTATTTACTTTTTTAAAAATAGAATATCTTCATATATCATAACATATTGCTTTGATTTGATCAATTGTGGAAAAAAAGCCTTTTTAGACCTTGATTTTTTCTGATGTTTTATGTTATTATTAGAATATAATAATTAAATAGTTGGGGATAACTCAATTGTTTTATCTCTAATTGATTTTTAGTGTTTTATGGATAATTATCAGGTTTCCGACGGTTTTAGTCCTAATCATTCACGGTGGCAGGCCATTTCCGAATTTATTTGGGAAATGGTCAGGGTGGCCATTATTTCTTTGGCTATTATTTTACCAGTCAGGTATTTTCTGATTCAGCCTTTTTATGTCAAGGGTGCATCCATGGAGCCTAATTTTTATGATCATGAGTATTTGATTATTGATGAGATAAGCTATAGATTTAATGAGCCGCAACGTGGCGATATCGTAGTTTTTAAATATCCCAAAGACATCAAACAATATTTTATTAAACGCGTCATTGGCTTACCTGGCGATAAGGTGAAGATTCAAGATAATGCTGTATATGTTAACGGCAACAAACTAGAGGAAACTTATTTATTGACTGGTACGGAAACGGTTTTGCCGGTACGCGGCTATGGCGAAGTGATCCTGGGTGAAGATGAATATTTTCTACTAGGTGATAATCGCGGGCAGTCGTTGGATTCTCGTATTTTTGGATTAGTCAGAAAGGATCTGATTGTCGGGCGGACCTGGATTCGTGGTTGGCCATTCAGTCGTTTTACTATTTTTAGCACGCCGGAATACAAATAGTAACAGATAAGAAGTAAAAGTGAAACTATAAGATTTTTAATGATCAGTAATTGAAAATTTTTAAACTATGCATAGAACTAAAAAAGTAGATAAGGAATTAGCCGATAAACCGAGAAAAAAACGTAGCCGTGAGTTTATCACGGTTACCGGCATGCGTGATGTTTTGCCGCAGGATCACAAATATTGGCAACTGGCGGAGAATGTTGCTGTCAAAATTGCTAATGATTACGGTTATGGCATGATTGAGACGCCGATTTTGGAATATACCGATGTTTTCGCTAGGGGTATCGGTAAGCAAACTGACATTGTAGAGAAGGAGATGTTTTCTTTTATTGATCAGGGCGGGGATAATCTGGTGTTGCGCCCCGAAGGCACGGCCAGCGTTGCTCGTGCTTTTATTCAACATGGCCTATTGAATCAACCTCAGCCCGTGAAGTTTTTTTATTACGGCCCGATGTTTCGTCACGAAAAG includes:
- the lepB gene encoding signal peptidase I, yielding MDNYQVSDGFSPNHSRWQAISEFIWEMVRVAIISLAIILPVRYFLIQPFYVKGASMEPNFYDHEYLIIDEISYRFNEPQRGDIVVFKYPKDIKQYFIKRVIGLPGDKVKIQDNAVYVNGNKLEETYLLTGTETVLPVRGYGEVILGEDEYFLLGDNRGQSLDSRIFGLVRKDLIVGRTWIRGWPFSRFTIFSTPEYK
- a CDS encoding LCP family protein codes for the protein MSDPIRVNFINDPIIQEKPAFTAKQQTMPYSETAGPAVSAPRRRRFSFKKLIISLAIASIVAFIVFSSSIAFSNENLIKNLSQFNWLSQVGSLITSADRELKGESEDRINFIIMGIGGGDHEGAELADTIILASYKPSTRQIALMSIPRDLYVKSPGYGWVKINGIRAIADKKKAGSGDETMRQTLSDLLDIDIQYYATVDFDGFEKLIDNFGGVDVDVERDLVDYSYPVRGREDSYPIESRYEKLVIKKGQQHMDGSLALKYARSRHALGVEGSDFARSKRQQKILLALKDKILAPGTFFNPQKINGLLEMYNENVHTNLQVWEMMRLLQFGRDIDFSQGVITYSLVDGTEQFLYDQIVNGAYVLLPYGGNYDKIKFIWQNIYLPEIGKDLLINKTKWAEFKDTTSTKATTASSTVATIKTNDTANTPATKPIITTADTTKLYPDDPTIQGEPTYQKERARIEVLNGTMITGWAGQEATRLKTKGFNVINSGNAATKGYTTIKIYDLSGGKYQLTTSELQIIYGVDATAAPASLKSSADIAIILGKS